One region of Dysidea avara chromosome 1, odDysAvar1.4, whole genome shotgun sequence genomic DNA includes:
- the LOC136255420 gene encoding uncharacterized protein isoform X2 — translation MTAASIRTGHGKKLKKANSGITLQSYFEQATKSKECWELKERVKKLEKQVEDLTTQNKILQTVIDDYKSRTGIKEAVLKNDDKRVKYYTGLPSYEVLKIIFDFVSKGLPDCFSGGKKTPFEQFFIALMKLRLNLGDQDLSYRFGVCQSTISRYFSRWMNVLYTKLSYLIQWPERGELIKTMPTEFRKHFQKCVVIIDCFEIFIERPTSLPARAQTWSNYKHHNTVKYLIGITPQGSIAFISQGWGGRTSDVHITENSGLLSKLLPGDVVLADRGFTIQESIGLYCAEVKLPPFTRGKKQLTKIEVDAARRLSRVRIHVERVIGMVRQKYTILQSTLPICMLTCDDTEQLSTIDKILTICCALCNCCDSVVSPD, via the coding sequence ATGACTGCAGCATCAATTAGAACTGGGCATGGCAAGAAACTGAAGAAAGCCAATAGTGGTATTACTTTGCAAAGTTACTTTGAGCAAGCCACAAAATCCAAGGAATGTTGGGAATTGAAGGAGCGTGTGAAGAAGTTAGAGAAACAAGTTGAAGATCTTACAACGCAAAATAAGATTCTACAAACTGTGATTGATGACTATAAATCCAGAACTggtataaaagaagcggtattaAAGAATGATGACAAAAGAGTTAAGTACTACACTGGCCTACCATCATATGAAGTTTTGAagattatttttgattttgtttcAAAAGGATTGCCAGACTGTTTTTCAGGTGGTAAGAAAACTCCATTTGAGCAGTTTTTCATTGCGTTAATGAAACTCCGCCTGAACCTGGGTGATCAAGATTTATCTTATCGATTTGGTGTGTGTCAATCCACCATATCTAGATATTTTAGCAGATGGATGAATGTTTTATATACCAAACTATCCTATTTGATACAGTGGCCAGAAAGGGGTGAATTGATAAAAACAATGCCAACTGAGTTCCGGAAACACTTCCAGAAATGTGTGGTAATAATTGACTGCTTTGAGATTTTTATTGAACGCCCTACATCTCTTCCAGCACGGGCTCAGACTTGGTCAAACTACAAACATCACAATACTGTGAAATATCTCATAGGAATTACTCCTCAAGGATCTATTGCTTTTATATCTCAAGGATGGGGAGGAAGAACCTCTGATGTTCACATAACTGAGAACTCTGGGTTACTAAGCAAGTTACTACCAGGTGATGTTGTTTTAGCTGATCGTGGGTTTACAATTCAAGAGTCAATTGGATTGTATTGTGCTGAGGTAAAATTGCCCCCTTTCACAAGGGGCAAGAAGCAGTTGACCAAGATTGAAGTGGATGCTGCACGTAGGCTTTCAAGGGTCCGTATTCATGTAGAAAGAGTTATTGGCATGGTGAGGCAAAAATATACTATACTTCAGTCTACATTACCTATATGTATGTTAACTTGTGATGACACTGAACAATTATCAACAATAGATAAAATATTAACTATATGTTGTGCTTTGTGTAATTGCTGTGATTCTGTTGTATCACCTGATTAA
- the LOC136255420 gene encoding uncharacterized protein isoform X1 — MVKSCCAVGCHNVFVKGNGIHWYKFPPEPETRARWISAIRRERWEPTQNTWICSEHFISGEKSSDPLSPDYVPSVFQHVSSPQKRKLEESLSRYERRKATKRKRSENSTQRVEPLGEANAKTSSNVPSVNSQVMTAASIRTGHGKKLKKANSGITLQSYFEQATKSKECWELKERVKKLEKQVEDLTTQNKILQTVIDDYKSRTGIKEAVLKNDDKRVKYYTGLPSYEVLKIIFDFVSKGLPDCFSGGKKTPFEQFFIALMKLRLNLGDQDLSYRFGVCQSTISRYFSRWMNVLYTKLSYLIQWPERGELIKTMPTEFRKHFQKCVVIIDCFEIFIERPTSLPARAQTWSNYKHHNTVKYLIGITPQGSIAFISQGWGGRTSDVHITENSGLLSKLLPGDVVLADRGFTIQESIGLYCAEVKLPPFTRGKKQLTKIEVDAARRLSRVRIHVERVIGMVRQKYTILQSTLPICMLTCDDTEQLSTIDKILTICCALCNCCDSVVSPD; from the coding sequence ATGGTAAAGAGCTGCTGCGCTGTTGGCTGTCACAATGTCTTTGTGAAAGGGAATGGAATTCATTGGTATAAATTTCCACCGGAGCCTGAAACAAGAGCAAGATGGATTAGTGCAATTCGTCGTGAACGTTGGGAGCCCACGCAAAATACTTGGATTTGTAGTGAACATTTTATCTCAGGTGAAAAAAGTAGCGATCCTTTATCTCCCGACTATGTTCCAAGTGTTTTTCAGCATGTTTCTTCGCCACAGAAACGGAAGTTGGAGGAAAGTTTAAGTAGGTATGAGAGAAGGAAAGCTACTAAGAGGAAGAGAAGTGAGAATTCCACCCAGCGAGTAGAGCCATTAGGTGAGGCTAATGCAAAAACTAGTAGTAATGTACCATCAGTTAACAGTCAAGTAATGACTGCAGCATCAATTAGAACTGGGCATGGCAAGAAACTGAAGAAAGCCAATAGTGGTATTACTTTGCAAAGTTACTTTGAGCAAGCCACAAAATCCAAGGAATGTTGGGAATTGAAGGAGCGTGTGAAGAAGTTAGAGAAACAAGTTGAAGATCTTACAACGCAAAATAAGATTCTACAAACTGTGATTGATGACTATAAATCCAGAACTggtataaaagaagcggtattaAAGAATGATGACAAAAGAGTTAAGTACTACACTGGCCTACCATCATATGAAGTTTTGAagattatttttgattttgtttcAAAAGGATTGCCAGACTGTTTTTCAGGTGGTAAGAAAACTCCATTTGAGCAGTTTTTCATTGCGTTAATGAAACTCCGCCTGAACCTGGGTGATCAAGATTTATCTTATCGATTTGGTGTGTGTCAATCCACCATATCTAGATATTTTAGCAGATGGATGAATGTTTTATATACCAAACTATCCTATTTGATACAGTGGCCAGAAAGGGGTGAATTGATAAAAACAATGCCAACTGAGTTCCGGAAACACTTCCAGAAATGTGTGGTAATAATTGACTGCTTTGAGATTTTTATTGAACGCCCTACATCTCTTCCAGCACGGGCTCAGACTTGGTCAAACTACAAACATCACAATACTGTGAAATATCTCATAGGAATTACTCCTCAAGGATCTATTGCTTTTATATCTCAAGGATGGGGAGGAAGAACCTCTGATGTTCACATAACTGAGAACTCTGGGTTACTAAGCAAGTTACTACCAGGTGATGTTGTTTTAGCTGATCGTGGGTTTACAATTCAAGAGTCAATTGGATTGTATTGTGCTGAGGTAAAATTGCCCCCTTTCACAAGGGGCAAGAAGCAGTTGACCAAGATTGAAGTGGATGCTGCACGTAGGCTTTCAAGGGTCCGTATTCATGTAGAAAGAGTTATTGGCATGGTGAGGCAAAAATATACTATACTTCAGTCTACATTACCTATATGTATGTTAACTTGTGATGACACTGAACAATTATCAACAATAGATAAAATATTAACTATATGTTGTGCTTTGTGTAATTGCTGTGATTCTGTTGTATCACCTGATTAA